One Fusobacterium ulcerans DNA segment encodes these proteins:
- a CDS encoding RrF2 family transcriptional regulator, translating to MRLKNEIEYVFRILLYLTINGDNRIISSNEISEKEEIPHLFSLRILKKLEKADLVLIFKGAKGGYKLKKDSSEITLKDAIESIEGNICIKDCLESPESCTLRKGNCGVHRILKDIESQFISRLQDVNFRDLADGKY from the coding sequence ATGAGACTGAAAAATGAAATTGAATACGTATTTAGAATACTATTGTATTTAACAATAAATGGGGATAATAGAATTATTTCTTCAAATGAAATTTCAGAGAAAGAGGAAATTCCTCATTTATTCAGCCTAAGAATACTTAAAAAATTAGAAAAAGCTGATTTGGTTTTAATTTTTAAAGGAGCTAAGGGTGGGTATAAACTAAAAAAAGACAGCAGCGAAATAACTTTAAAAGATGCAATCGAATCAATTGAAGGAAATATCTGCATCAAAGATTGTTTGGAATCGCCAGAGAGTTGCACTTTAAGAAAAGGTAACTGTGGGGTGCATAGAATATTGAAAGATATAGAATCACAATTTATATCTAGATTACAAGATGTAAACTTCAGAGATTTAGCTGATGGAAAATATTAA
- the sfsA gene encoding DNA/RNA nuclease SfsA: protein MRKGKLIYEIGIDKRGKFVERPNRFVADVKLEDNSVVTCHVHDSGRIRELLFTDNSIGIKKAKEGSIRKTQWDVISALSDDKEDILINSSYHRYISEKFLRDEKLSPFGKYSNIKAEVKYGDSRIDYLIEKDDKKIWVEVKGVSLSLNKKAMFPDAPSTRAQKHLKELMKIKESGDRAAVLLLVFRESDTFRPKWETDPKFSELFYEAIEKGVEVYPVQFFLKDGNIMYEDKEIKILSKEER, encoded by the coding sequence ATGAGAAAAGGAAAATTAATTTATGAAATAGGAATAGACAAAAGAGGAAAATTTGTAGAGAGGCCTAATAGATTTGTGGCAGATGTAAAATTGGAAGATAATAGTGTGGTGACATGCCATGTACATGATTCAGGGAGGATAAGAGAGCTTCTTTTTACAGATAACAGTATAGGTATAAAAAAAGCTAAAGAGGGAAGTATAAGAAAAACTCAATGGGATGTAATATCAGCTCTTTCAGATGATAAAGAAGATATTTTGATAAATTCATCTTATCATAGATATATATCAGAAAAATTTTTAAGAGATGAGAAATTATCTCCCTTTGGAAAATATAGTAATATAAAAGCTGAAGTAAAATATGGAGACAGCCGTATAGATTATCTTATAGAAAAAGATGATAAAAAAATCTGGGTGGAAGTAAAAGGAGTCTCTCTTTCACTGAATAAAAAAGCAATGTTTCCAGATGCACCTAGTACGAGAGCTCAAAAGCACTTAAAAGAGCTGATGAAAATAAAAGAGAGTGGAGACAGGGCTGCTGTACTGCTTCTTGTATTTAGAGAATCAGATACCTTCAGACCTAAATGGGAAACTGATCCAAAATTTTCAGAATTATTTTATGAAGCTATTGAAAAAGGAGTAGAAGTATATCCAGTTCAATTTTTCTTAAAAGATGGAAACATAATGTATGAGGATAAAGAGATAAAAATATTATCAAAAGAAGAAAGATAA
- a CDS encoding cysteine-rich small domain-containing protein, with protein sequence MNNYKFIHHKECEFFPCHEMKNLEDFNCMFCYCPLYMMGEECGGNFKYTPHGIKDCSNCNLPHIKEVGYAHIQKKMLDVIERVQKEYLDKKKEEESKK encoded by the coding sequence ATGAATAATTATAAATTTATACATCATAAAGAATGTGAATTTTTTCCATGTCACGAAATGAAAAATTTAGAAGATTTTAACTGTATGTTCTGTTATTGTCCTCTATATATGATGGGAGAGGAATGCGGAGGAAATTTTAAATATACTCCCCATGGAATAAAGGACTGTTCAAATTGTAATCTTCCTCATATTAAAGAAGTTGGGTATGCTCACATTCAAAAGAAGATGCTTGATGTTATAGAAAGAGTACAAAAAGAATATTTAGACAAGAAAAAAGAAGAAGAAAGCAAAAAATAA
- a CDS encoding bifunctional diguanylate cyclase/phosphodiesterase, producing the protein MNLGKSKTENVYEAFFNLEKMLKRDEYTYLEKLKMLKVLKAKCDISLLGVIILNNKKQIKSDFFWNNSEINNVTIKKFLYNNLFRLFEEASKAEDYITLENNEKIYKIGNASQNNFIFLPVKNIQEDFCIGGILVGKKKEKGNWIKEETKLLKTFALVMEIFYTNKYKYDEFFTQSWIFNEILDNMNVNLYITDIKNDKILFMNKKMKESYNIEEPEGKICWKVLQKGMSKRCDFCPVPRLLDKKDERSSVVWRECGTITGKTYENYDSLIKWTDGSIVHFQESTDITDTLTLKKNVVQDILCEEALNWRAGKAEMAKSIQEAKKNKKNFVVATVDMDDLKMINERYGHIEGDLVIIETMKVIKSFLTEKEFIFRLEGDNFIVVFEDRTEKEVVKLLFECLDKLKARKRELKKEFNFSFCFGTVETHPDEEIFENDIIARADKKLYFQKLKYHKNKIDNYGSGNNVKISANEKDFIYDKDLLYEALVMSTDDFIYICNMKTGRFKYTPAMVEMFNLPSDIIRNPIFLWKNIVHEDDWEKFYQSNMEIGEDQLDYHLVEFRAKNKDGEYVWLRCRGHLMRDEVGEPSIFAGIMTLMGKQNKIDIVTRLLNINEFSKSFEEKIKDYAVETIGMMILGIDDFKQVNEMYDREFGDGVLKMTAQIIQSSLPRNALAYRLDGDQFGILVENTDHDELQNIYDRIKMKFSRQQLFEKSKAFVTISAGCSLYPQDGNNYQELYKYTDYSLQYAKKSGKDKIVFFSNDILEHKSRFLEILRRIRESIENGFEEFEVFYQPQVFCKNTKLKGVEALLRWKCEKFGSISPEEFIPILEESGLIIPVGKWVLKEALKTCKEMLKYDKNITVSINCSFIQLLDENFLNDVKNIISEENVPPENVILELTESCIIKSIETLHERYRQMKEMGIKTAMDDFGTGYSSLGILKQVPANIVKIDRAFVKDIVKSRFDITFIEFITRICHSVDIKVCLEGIETKEEFELVRNLEIDYIQGYYFGKPQPKKNIFENFLIKNKS; encoded by the coding sequence ATGAATCTGGGGAAATCAAAAACGGAGAATGTTTATGAAGCTTTTTTTAATTTAGAAAAAATGTTAAAAAGAGATGAATATACATACTTGGAAAAATTAAAAATGCTAAAAGTTTTGAAAGCAAAATGTGATATTTCTTTATTGGGAGTAATTATATTAAATAACAAAAAGCAAATAAAAAGTGATTTTTTTTGGAATAACTCTGAAATAAATAATGTTACAATAAAAAAATTTTTATATAACAATCTTTTTAGATTATTTGAAGAAGCTTCTAAAGCAGAAGATTATATTACTTTAGAAAATAATGAGAAAATATATAAAATAGGCAATGCATCTCAAAATAATTTTATATTCCTTCCTGTAAAAAATATTCAGGAAGATTTTTGTATTGGTGGGATATTAGTTGGAAAGAAAAAAGAAAAGGGAAACTGGATTAAAGAAGAAACTAAACTGTTGAAGACATTTGCTCTGGTTATGGAAATATTTTATACAAATAAATATAAATATGATGAATTTTTTACACAATCTTGGATATTCAATGAAATCCTTGATAATATGAATGTAAATCTTTACATCACAGATATAAAGAATGATAAGATACTGTTCATGAATAAAAAAATGAAAGAAAGTTATAATATTGAAGAACCTGAAGGGAAAATATGCTGGAAAGTTCTTCAAAAAGGGATGAGTAAGAGATGTGATTTCTGCCCTGTACCAAGACTTCTTGATAAAAAAGATGAAAGGTCAAGTGTAGTATGGAGAGAGTGTGGAACTATTACAGGAAAAACTTACGAAAACTATGATAGTTTAATAAAATGGACAGATGGCTCTATAGTGCACTTTCAAGAATCTACTGATATAACTGATACACTTACTTTAAAGAAAAATGTTGTTCAGGATATTTTATGTGAGGAAGCATTGAATTGGAGAGCTGGAAAAGCTGAAATGGCTAAATCTATTCAGGAGGCTAAGAAAAATAAAAAAAATTTTGTAGTGGCTACAGTAGATATGGATGATTTAAAAATGATCAATGAAAGGTATGGGCATATTGAAGGGGATTTGGTCATTATAGAAACTATGAAAGTGATAAAAAGCTTTCTAACTGAAAAAGAATTTATATTCAGATTGGAAGGAGATAATTTCATAGTTGTATTTGAAGATAGAACTGAAAAGGAAGTTGTTAAACTTTTATTTGAATGTCTTGATAAGTTAAAAGCGAGAAAAAGAGAACTGAAAAAAGAATTTAATTTCTCTTTCTGCTTTGGGACGGTAGAAACACATCCAGATGAAGAAATTTTTGAAAATGATATTATAGCAAGAGCTGACAAAAAACTTTATTTTCAAAAATTAAAATATCATAAAAATAAAATAGATAATTATGGAAGTGGAAATAATGTAAAAATTTCTGCAAATGAAAAAGATTTTATTTATGATAAAGATCTTCTATATGAGGCATTGGTCATGAGTACTGATGATTTTATTTATATTTGTAATATGAAAACAGGGAGATTTAAGTATACACCTGCAATGGTAGAAATGTTTAATCTGCCGTCTGATATAATTAGAAATCCAATTTTTCTCTGGAAAAATATAGTTCATGAAGATGATTGGGAAAAATTCTATCAATCAAATATGGAGATAGGAGAGGATCAGCTGGATTATCATTTGGTAGAATTCAGAGCTAAAAATAAAGATGGGGAATATGTGTGGCTCAGATGCCGTGGACATTTAATGCGTGATGAAGTTGGAGAGCCAAGTATTTTTGCTGGTATAATGACTTTAATGGGAAAACAGAATAAAATAGACATTGTAACTAGACTGCTTAATATAAATGAGTTTTCTAAATCTTTTGAGGAAAAAATAAAAGATTATGCAGTTGAAACTATTGGGATGATGATTTTAGGTATAGATGATTTCAAACAGGTAAATGAAATGTATGATAGAGAATTTGGGGATGGAGTTTTAAAAATGACAGCTCAAATAATCCAGTCTTCTCTTCCAAGAAATGCTTTAGCATATAGACTGGATGGAGATCAATTTGGAATTCTTGTTGAAAATACAGATCATGATGAATTACAGAATATATATGACAGAATAAAAATGAAATTTTCCCGTCAGCAGCTTTTTGAAAAATCAAAAGCTTTTGTAACTATTTCAGCAGGATGTTCATTATATCCGCAAGATGGAAATAATTATCAGGAATTATATAAATATACAGATTATTCCTTGCAGTATGCTAAAAAAAGTGGAAAAGATAAGATAGTATTTTTTTCTAATGATATATTAGAGCATAAATCACGTTTTTTAGAAATACTTCGTCGTATCAGAGAAAGTATAGAAAATGGATTTGAAGAATTTGAAGTATTCTATCAGCCTCAAGTATTTTGCAAAAATACAAAGTTAAAAGGAGTAGAAGCTTTGTTGAGATGGAAATGTGAAAAATTTGGAAGCATTTCCCCAGAAGAGTTTATACCAATATTGGAAGAGAGTGGACTAATAATTCCAGTAGGTAAATGGGTATTGAAGGAAGCATTAAAAACTTGCAAAGAGATGCTGAAGTATGATAAAAATATAACTGTTAGTATAAATTGTTCATTTATACAACTTTTAGATGAGAATTTTTTGAATGATGTCAAAAATATAATTTCTGAAGAGAATGTTCCACCAGAGAATGTCATTTTAGAATTGACAGAAAGCTGTATAATAAAGAGTATTGAAACATTGCATGAAAGATATCGCCAAATGAAAGAGATGGGGATAAAAACAGCAATGGATGACTTTGGAACTGGTTATTCCTCGCTGGGAATATTGAAACAGGTTCCTGCAAATATAGTAAAAATAGATCGTGCTTTTGTAAAGGATATAGTTAAAAGTAGATTTGACATTACTTTTATTGAATTTATTACAAGAATTTGTCATTCAGTAGATATAAAAGTATGTTTAGAGGGAATTGAGACTAAGGAAGAATTTGAGCTTGTGCGTAATTTGGAAATTGATTATATTCAAGGTTATTATTTTGGTAAACCTCAGCCTAAAAAGAATATATTTGAAAATTTTTTAATAAAAAATAAAAGTTAA
- a CDS encoding sensor domain-containing diguanylate cyclase produces MKIKGMKTELWIISICVFLVMLNSVMLFPKKVNTFFLNMIESELDNSTQRNTNIIYGKINDTNTLLYEISTDIINEKNIRSEEIEKLVKTVGENFNFRAIGIVDTEGKIISKIEFAKNDSDENFYKNLRFENGEEKNTNWNVYKNNVYSKIPIFDEEKYIGVLFCIFNFKEMFKNLDDIERTDTIYVYVIDSKGGILIRSVNSEVLFKDNNYYEWIKKSQDNGEKIVDNIQDFFKNNKIENMGYSINLLDRVIYFAPLNINDWYIVSMISKNGLSSNINQIKRFTNIHLGVIILSIAYFLSIIIHFMKKNRQVIEEQNKKLQISEKTLMTAAEETSLIIYDYDIKNRKISFRNGEKIISSLPKVIENVPESLFESEILLEECKEETEAKFASIAAGAKSTTSIFCLKNKETNEKEWFRSTLSNIFNDKGEIEHTIGMMVDITKERKKELLFKNKSKKDSLTNLYNRESAVKIIEGILKDSQYKESIHALMIMDFDNFKTINDSLGHIMGDKVLIDAAAKLRKALRRSDIIARLGGDEILIFLLDIGNKENVARVASQIVAKMRDSYEKDKKKVETSVSIGIAISPTDGRKFTELYEKADIAMYEVKKSGRNGYHIYLE; encoded by the coding sequence ATGAAAATAAAAGGTATGAAGACAGAATTGTGGATAATAAGTATTTGTGTTTTTTTGGTGATGTTGAATTCAGTCATGCTGTTTCCTAAAAAGGTTAATACTTTCTTCTTAAATATGATAGAGAGTGAATTGGATAATTCAACACAAAGAAATACAAATATTATATATGGGAAAATAAATGATACTAATACTTTATTATATGAAATTTCAACAGATATAATAAATGAAAAAAATATAAGAAGTGAAGAAATAGAAAAATTAGTGAAAACAGTAGGGGAAAATTTTAACTTTAGAGCTATTGGAATTGTAGATACAGAAGGAAAAATTATTTCTAAAATAGAGTTTGCTAAAAATGACAGTGATGAAAATTTCTATAAGAATTTAAGATTTGAAAATGGAGAAGAGAAAAATACAAACTGGAATGTATATAAAAATAATGTATACAGTAAAATTCCTATTTTTGATGAAGAAAAATATATAGGGGTTCTTTTTTGTATATTTAATTTCAAAGAGATGTTTAAAAATTTAGATGATATAGAAAGAACAGACACAATATACGTTTATGTCATTGACAGCAAAGGGGGAATATTAATAAGATCTGTCAATAGCGAGGTTCTTTTTAAGGATAATAATTATTATGAATGGATTAAGAAATCACAAGATAACGGAGAAAAGATTGTAGATAATATCCAAGATTTTTTCAAAAACAATAAAATTGAAAATATGGGATATAGTATAAATCTTTTAGACAGAGTAATATATTTTGCTCCTTTAAATATAAATGACTGGTATATAGTTTCTATGATTTCTAAAAATGGATTAAGTTCTAATATAAACCAAATTAAAAGGTTTACTAATATCCACTTGGGAGTAATTATACTTTCAATAGCATATTTTTTGAGTATTATAATACACTTTATGAAAAAAAATCGTCAAGTTATAGAAGAACAGAATAAAAAGCTTCAGATAAGTGAAAAAACTTTAATGACAGCTGCTGAAGAAACATCTTTAATAATATATGATTATGATATAAAAAATAGAAAGATAAGTTTTAGAAATGGTGAAAAAATAATTTCTTCCCTTCCTAAAGTTATTGAAAATGTACCAGAAAGTCTTTTTGAAAGTGAAATTTTATTAGAAGAATGTAAAGAAGAAACAGAAGCTAAATTTGCAAGTATTGCTGCTGGAGCTAAGTCAACAACTTCTATTTTCTGTCTGAAAAATAAAGAAACCAATGAAAAAGAGTGGTTTAGAAGCACTTTATCAAATATTTTTAATGATAAAGGGGAGATAGAACACACAATAGGAATGATGGTAGATATAACAAAGGAAAGAAAAAAAGAATTATTATTTAAAAATAAATCTAAAAAAGATTCATTAACAAATTTGTATAATCGTGAAAGTGCAGTCAAAATAATAGAAGGTATTCTTAAAGATTCCCAGTATAAAGAAAGTATTCACGCCTTAATGATTATGGATTTTGATAACTTTAAAACTATAAATGACAGTTTAGGGCATATTATGGGAGATAAAGTATTGATAGATGCTGCTGCCAAATTAAGAAAAGCTTTAAGAAGAAGCGACATTATAGCAAGGTTGGGAGGAGACGAAATATTAATCTTTCTTTTAGATATAGGGAATAAAGAAAACGTTGCTAGGGTAGCTTCTCAGATTGTAGCTAAGATGAGAGATTCTTATGAAAAAGATAAAAAGAAAGTTGAAACTTCAGTTTCTATTGGAATTGCCATATCCCCAACTGATGGAAGAAAATTTACAGAACTTTATGAAAAAGCAGATATAGCTATGTATGAAGTAAAAAAATCAGGAAGGAATGGATATCATATCTATTTAGAATAG